The following proteins are encoded in a genomic region of Thiomonas sp. X19:
- a CDS encoding NADP-dependent malic enzyme codes for MSTPDAKAELRRAALEYHEFPRPGKISVTPTKQLSNQRDLALAYSPGVAAACEDIVQNPGDAARYTARSNLVGVITNGTAVLGLGDIGPLAAKPVMEGKAVLFKKFANIDVFDIEINEKDPAKLIEIIAALEPTFGGINLEDIKAPECFQVERSLRQRMRIPVFHDDQHGTAIIVGAAVLNGLKVLGKRIEDVKLVCSGAGAAALACLHLLEHLGLAREHIWVSDLAGVVWAGRTELMDPDKARYAQPTEARKLGDIIDGADIFLGLSAGGVLKPEMVARMAAKPLILALANPTPEILPEEIKAVRGDAVIATGRSDYPNQVNNVLCFPYIFRGALDCGATTITTEMEVAAVQAIAALAQMEQSDVVTTAYGMQEAGFGPTYLIPKPFDPRLILHIAPAVARAAAASGVATRPIADLDTYREQLQQFVYQSGAMMRPIFSIAKHAQKKRIVYAEGEDERVLRAVRVVIDEQLARPILVGRPAVIAQRVERFGLRLQEGRDFDVVNTDNDERYRDFWQSYQQIAGRKGITPPFAKIEMRRRLTLISAMMLHKGEADGMICGTWGNTHLHLHYIDQVIGKRTGAKVYAAMNGLILPGRQVMLVDTHINLDPSAEDLAEITLMAAEELRRFGITPKVALLSHSNFGSSNAPSALKMRQTLELLHQRDPALEVDGEMHGDCAFDAGLRASLLPQTTLSGEANLLVFPGLDAANIAYNLLKTTASNNVAIGPMLLGAAKPVNILTASSTVRRIVNMTALTVMDANSTR; via the coding sequence ATGTCCACCCCCGATGCCAAGGCCGAGCTGCGCCGCGCGGCCCTGGAATATCACGAATTTCCCCGCCCGGGGAAGATCAGCGTCACCCCGACCAAGCAACTCTCCAACCAGCGCGATCTGGCGCTGGCGTATTCGCCGGGCGTGGCCGCGGCCTGCGAAGACATCGTGCAGAACCCGGGGGATGCGGCGCGCTACACCGCGCGCAGCAATCTGGTGGGCGTCATCACCAACGGCACGGCGGTGCTGGGGCTGGGCGACATCGGCCCGCTGGCAGCCAAGCCGGTGATGGAAGGCAAGGCGGTGCTGTTCAAGAAGTTCGCCAATATCGATGTGTTCGACATCGAAATCAACGAGAAAGACCCGGCCAAGCTCATCGAGATCATCGCGGCGCTGGAACCCACCTTCGGCGGCATCAACCTGGAAGACATCAAGGCGCCGGAGTGTTTCCAGGTGGAGCGCAGCTTGCGCCAGCGCATGCGCATTCCGGTGTTCCACGACGACCAGCATGGCACCGCCATCATCGTCGGCGCCGCCGTGCTCAACGGGCTGAAGGTGCTGGGCAAGCGCATCGAAGACGTGAAGCTGGTGTGCTCGGGCGCGGGCGCCGCGGCGCTGGCCTGCCTGCACCTGCTGGAGCATCTGGGCCTGGCGCGCGAACACATCTGGGTCAGCGATCTGGCCGGCGTGGTGTGGGCCGGGCGCACCGAGTTGATGGACCCGGACAAGGCGCGTTACGCGCAGCCCACCGAGGCCCGCAAGCTTGGCGACATCATCGACGGCGCCGACATCTTCCTCGGCCTGTCCGCCGGTGGCGTGCTCAAGCCCGAGATGGTGGCACGCATGGCCGCCAAGCCGCTGATCCTGGCGCTGGCCAACCCCACGCCGGAAATTCTCCCCGAGGAAATCAAGGCGGTGCGCGGCGACGCGGTGATCGCCACCGGCCGTTCGGACTATCCGAACCAGGTCAACAACGTGCTGTGCTTTCCCTACATCTTCCGCGGCGCACTGGACTGCGGCGCCACCACCATCACCACCGAGATGGAAGTGGCCGCGGTGCAGGCCATTGCCGCGCTGGCGCAGATGGAACAGAGCGATGTGGTGACCACCGCTTACGGCATGCAGGAAGCCGGCTTCGGCCCCACCTACCTGATCCCCAAGCCTTTCGACCCGCGCCTGATTCTGCACATCGCCCCGGCCGTGGCCCGGGCGGCTGCGGCCAGCGGTGTGGCGACGCGGCCGATTGCCGACCTCGACACCTACCGCGAGCAACTGCAGCAGTTCGTCTATCAGTCGGGCGCGATGATGCGGCCCATTTTCTCCATCGCCAAACACGCGCAGAAAAAGCGCATCGTCTACGCCGAAGGCGAGGACGAGCGCGTGCTGCGCGCCGTGCGCGTGGTGATCGATGAGCAGCTTGCGCGCCCGATCCTGGTGGGCCGCCCGGCGGTCATCGCACAGCGGGTGGAGCGCTTTGGCCTGCGCCTGCAGGAAGGGCGCGACTTTGACGTGGTCAACACCGACAACGACGAGCGCTACCGCGACTTCTGGCAGAGCTATCAGCAGATCGCCGGGCGCAAGGGCATCACCCCGCCGTTCGCCAAGATCGAGATGCGCCGCCGCCTCACCCTGATCAGCGCGATGATGCTGCACAAGGGCGAGGCCGACGGCATGATCTGCGGCACCTGGGGCAACACCCATCTGCACCTGCACTACATCGACCAGGTGATCGGCAAACGCACCGGCGCCAAGGTTTACGCCGCGATGAACGGGCTCATCCTGCCAGGGCGCCAGGTCATGCTGGTGGACACGCACATCAATCTCGACCCCAGCGCCGAGGATCTGGCCGAGATCACCCTCATGGCCGCCGAGGAGTTGCGCCGCTTCGGCATCACGCCCAAGGTGGCGCTGCTGTCGCATTCCAATTTCGGCTCCAGCAATGCCCCCAGCGCACTCAAAATGCGCCAGACCCTCGAGTTGCTGCACCAGCGCGACCCCGCGCTAGAGGTGGACGGCGAGATGCATGGCGATTGCGCCTTCGACGCCGGGCTGCGCGCCAGCCTGCTGCCGCAGACCACCTTGTCGGGCGAGGCCAATCTGCTGGTTTTCCCGGGTCTGGACGCCGCCAACATTGCCTACAACCTGCTCAAAACCACCGCCAGCAACAACGTCGCCATCGGCCCCATGCTGCTCGGGGCGGCCAAGCCGGTGAACATCCTCACCGCATCGAGTACCGTGCGGCGCATCGTCAATATGACCGCGCTCACCGTGATGGACGCCAACTCGACGCGCTGA
- a CDS encoding IS1182-like element ISThsp16 family transposase, giving the protein MSRFVPVDRDTAYLLPPSVDEWLPTDHLARFVVEVIEQLDLGDLARQYAGRGSAAHHPAVLLGLLIYGYANGVHSSRKIERATYDSVAFRFVAANTHPDHDTLATFRRRFLKEVEALFVQVLVLAREMKLLKLGHIALDGTKIDANASKHKALSWAHANKIEAQLRQEVQTLLALAENSDRATVPDGMDVPAEIALRADRLSAIAQAKAKIEQRASERHQVEQQEYEAKTAKRQAQREAGKKPRGKDPEPPEAGPRSSDQVNLTDEESRIMPVSGGGFEQSYNAQAGVDIATMMVITQHVSQASNDKREVVPTLQQIQALPAVLGEVHTLITDNGFFSQANVIACNDAGIEPLLALKRESHHTPVMGRFAPDVPEPQTTDPLVQMAHRLGTQAGRALYGLRKQTVEPVFGIIKQVMGWRQMSMRGLAKAQGEWSLVTMAWNIKRMHVLRAA; this is encoded by the coding sequence ATGAGCCGCTTCGTCCCTGTTGACCGAGACACCGCATATCTGTTGCCACCGTCGGTGGACGAATGGCTGCCCACTGATCACTTGGCGCGCTTCGTGGTCGAAGTCATCGAGCAGCTTGATCTGGGCGATCTGGCCCGACAGTACGCAGGCCGGGGCTCGGCGGCGCACCATCCGGCGGTGCTGCTGGGCCTGCTGATCTACGGCTACGCCAACGGCGTGCACTCCAGCCGCAAGATCGAGCGGGCGACCTACGACTCGGTGGCGTTCCGCTTTGTTGCGGCCAATACCCACCCCGATCACGACACGCTGGCGACGTTCCGCCGCCGCTTCTTGAAGGAGGTGGAGGCACTGTTCGTGCAGGTGCTGGTTCTGGCGCGCGAGATGAAGCTGCTCAAGCTCGGACACATCGCGCTGGATGGCACCAAGATCGACGCCAACGCCAGCAAGCACAAGGCCTTGTCGTGGGCTCATGCCAACAAGATCGAGGCGCAGCTGCGCCAGGAAGTACAAACGCTGCTGGCGCTGGCAGAGAACAGCGACCGCGCGACGGTACCCGACGGCATGGATGTGCCGGCGGAGATCGCCCTGCGTGCAGATCGCTTGAGCGCAATCGCGCAGGCCAAGGCCAAGATCGAGCAGCGCGCCAGCGAACGCCATCAGGTCGAGCAGCAGGAGTACGAGGCCAAGACCGCCAAGCGCCAAGCCCAGCGCGAGGCGGGCAAGAAGCCGCGCGGCAAGGACCCTGAGCCGCCAGAGGCCGGCCCCCGGAGCAGCGATCAGGTCAACCTCACGGATGAAGAGTCGCGCATCATGCCCGTGTCGGGTGGGGGCTTCGAGCAAAGCTACAACGCACAAGCCGGCGTGGACATCGCGACGATGATGGTGATCACCCAGCATGTGAGCCAGGCATCCAACGACAAGCGCGAAGTTGTGCCTACGCTGCAGCAGATCCAAGCGTTACCCGCGGTGCTGGGCGAGGTGCACACGCTCATCACGGACAACGGCTTCTTCAGCCAAGCCAACGTGATCGCGTGCAACGACGCGGGTATCGAGCCGCTGCTGGCGCTCAAGCGGGAGTCGCATCACACGCCGGTGATGGGGCGCTTTGCACCCGATGTGCCCGAGCCCCAGACGACGGATCCGCTCGTGCAGATGGCACACCGCCTGGGCACGCAAGCAGGCCGAGCCCTGTACGGCCTGCGCAAGCAGACAGTGGAGCCGGTGTTCGGCATCATCAAGCAAGTGATGGGTTGGCGCCAGATGAGCATGCGCGGGCTGGCCAAGGCACAAGGCGAATGGAGCTTGGTGACCATGGCTTGGAACATCAAGCGCATGCACGTCCTGCGAGCCGCGTGA
- a CDS encoding phosphatidylglycerophosphatase A, producing the protein MNPSSPTPASSTAPQPNWRFAFSSPVHCLALGFGSGLAPIAPGTAGSLFGWASYLLLAPWLPNGAWAAFLLGGFALGVWVCGRTAQALQTDDPSPVVWDEIVAIWLVLWLLQPAPQTPAVWWLQAAGFALFRMFDAVKRGPVGWADQHVKGGLGIMLDDLVAALLTLAVVFGAMLLLAWSASHGA; encoded by the coding sequence ATGAACCCATCCTCTCCAACCCCCGCAAGCTCCACGGCGCCGCAGCCCAACTGGCGCTTCGCCTTCTCAAGCCCGGTGCATTGCCTCGCCCTCGGCTTCGGCTCGGGGCTCGCGCCCATCGCCCCCGGCACGGCGGGAAGCCTGTTCGGCTGGGCCAGCTACCTGCTGCTCGCGCCCTGGCTGCCCAACGGCGCCTGGGCCGCGTTCTTGCTCGGCGGTTTTGCCCTCGGCGTGTGGGTTTGCGGGCGCACCGCGCAGGCTTTGCAGACCGACGACCCCTCGCCCGTGGTGTGGGACGAAATCGTCGCCATCTGGCTGGTGCTGTGGTTGCTGCAGCCCGCGCCGCAAACCCCCGCCGTGTGGTGGCTGCAAGCGGCAGGCTTCGCCCTGTTTCGCATGTTCGACGCCGTCAAGCGCGGCCCGGTGGGCTGGGCCGACCAGCATGTGAAAGGCGGCCTGGGCATCATGCTCGACGACCTTGTGGCCGCACTGCTCACACTGGCCGTGGTGTTCGGCGCCATGCTGCTGTTGGCGTGGAGCGCAAGCCATGGCGCATGA
- a CDS encoding barstar family protein — MITTQVSKPSLTEAEGGVNLKLLRPNIVQSIRAFRVPALMSAAQDAGQHFLYANLAEATTKQEVLEIVARSFTFPKHFGKNFDALRDCLTDMIQSSGKQPGFVIVLEQLPMTQRFDKEARETLLDVFRDAADFWFEQGVEFRVFYSFL, encoded by the coding sequence ATGATCACTACGCAAGTTTCCAAGCCATCGCTCACTGAGGCCGAGGGCGGGGTCAATCTCAAACTCCTGCGCCCGAATATCGTGCAGTCGATCCGCGCCTTTCGCGTGCCGGCGCTGATGTCCGCCGCGCAGGACGCCGGCCAGCATTTCCTCTACGCCAATCTGGCCGAGGCCACGACCAAGCAGGAAGTGCTGGAAATCGTGGCGCGTTCCTTCACCTTCCCCAAACATTTCGGCAAGAATTTCGACGCCCTGCGCGACTGCCTGACCGACATGATCCAAAGCTCGGGCAAGCAGCCGGGCTTCGTCATCGTGCTGGAGCAGTTGCCCATGACCCAGCGCTTCGACAAGGAAGCGCGCGAAACCCTGCTCGATGTCTTCCGCGACGCGGCCGATTTCTGGTTCGAGCAAGGCGTGGAATTCCGGGTTTTCTATTCTTTTCTGTAA
- a CDS encoding ribonuclease translates to MFGLQLAAWSAGGVQGWGLAQGRERHAESWRDEATPAVRAGELPREAQHTLQLIRQGGPFPYAKDGIVFGNYEHILPQRRRGYYREYTVPTPASRNRGAQRLVCGGPPRTPDLCYYTHDHYASFQAIAH, encoded by the coding sequence CTGTTCGGCCTTCAACTTGCAGCTTGGTCCGCAGGCGGCGTCCAGGGTTGGGGCTTGGCCCAGGGGCGCGAACGGCATGCCGAAAGCTGGCGCGATGAGGCCACGCCAGCCGTGCGTGCCGGGGAACTTCCGCGTGAAGCCCAGCACACACTGCAGTTGATTCGGCAGGGAGGGCCCTTCCCCTACGCGAAGGACGGCATTGTTTTTGGAAATTATGAGCACATCCTGCCGCAGCGGCGACGCGGCTATTACCGTGAATACACCGTACCAACCCCGGCAAGCCGCAACCGGGGGGCACAACGCCTTGTCTGCGGGGGACCTCCGCGCACCCCCGATCTCTGCTACTACACCCATGATCACTACGCAAGTTTCCAAGCCATCGCTCACTGA
- the rsmA gene encoding 16S rRNA (adenine(1518)-N(6)/adenine(1519)-N(6))-dimethyltransferase RsmA has protein sequence MAGSSRHGTAAGPTRIAGHTARKRFGQHFLTDTGVIAEIVGLIDPRAGQPLVEIGPGLGALTWPVLDRTRQLTVVELDRDLAARWRTREPERVRVIESDALALDFAGLGSRLRIFGNLPYNISSPLLFHLMSAASAVHDQHFMLQKEVVARMVAPPACGDYGRLSVMLQWRYAMWDVLNVGPQAFSPPPRVDSAVVRMHPRSPAELSGLDPAVLQALTAAAFSQRRKLLRHALEPWLVSRGYAGDFDIKRRAEEVSVGEYVRLALELNPG, from the coding sequence ATGGCCGGTTCTAGCCGCCACGGCACCGCCGCCGGCCCGACCCGCATCGCCGGGCACACCGCGCGCAAGCGCTTCGGCCAGCACTTTCTCACCGACACCGGGGTGATTGCCGAGATCGTCGGCCTCATCGACCCGCGCGCCGGTCAGCCGCTGGTGGAAATCGGCCCCGGACTGGGCGCGCTCACCTGGCCGGTGCTCGACCGCACCCGGCAGCTGACCGTGGTCGAGCTCGACCGCGACCTCGCGGCGCGCTGGCGCACGCGCGAACCCGAGCGCGTGCGCGTCATCGAGTCCGATGCGCTGGCTCTGGACTTTGCCGGTCTCGGCTCCCGGTTGCGCATTTTCGGCAACCTGCCCTACAACATCTCCAGCCCGCTGCTGTTCCATTTGATGAGCGCGGCGAGCGCGGTGCATGACCAGCATTTCATGCTGCAGAAAGAAGTGGTGGCGCGCATGGTGGCGCCGCCCGCCTGCGGCGACTACGGGCGGCTGTCGGTCATGCTGCAGTGGCGCTACGCCATGTGGGATGTGCTGAACGTGGGGCCGCAGGCGTTCTCGCCGCCACCCCGGGTGGATTCGGCCGTGGTGCGCATGCACCCGCGTTCGCCGGCGGAACTGTCGGGCCTCGATCCCGCCGTGTTGCAAGCCCTGACTGCCGCGGCGTTCTCGCAACGCCGCAAGCTGCTGCGCCATGCGCTGGAGCCCTGGCTCGTCAGCCGGGGTTATGCCGGAGATTTCGACATCAAGCGCCGCGCCGAGGAGGTGAGCGTGGGCGAGTATGTGCGCCTGGCGCTGGAATTGAACCCAGGCTGA
- a CDS encoding CinA family protein has product MAHEAQAPWRDVLDAALALRAPLLDRGWMLGCAESCTGGLVAAAVTSFAGSSDWFERGIVTYSNRAKTELLGVPEALLATHGAVSREVALAMARGVLAHAPVQAALSITGIAGPSGGTPDKPVGLVWFGWAWLDQEQPDSLRAEAQSIIWPGDREAVRLASARYALEGLRRRLLGAARDA; this is encoded by the coding sequence ATGGCGCATGAAGCGCAAGCGCCATGGCGGGACGTGCTGGACGCCGCGTTGGCGCTGCGCGCGCCCTTGCTCGATCGCGGCTGGATGCTGGGCTGCGCCGAGTCCTGCACCGGCGGGCTGGTGGCCGCAGCCGTCACCAGCTTCGCCGGTTCGAGCGACTGGTTCGAGCGCGGCATCGTCACCTACAGCAACCGCGCCAAGACCGAGCTGCTGGGCGTGCCCGAAGCCCTGCTCGCCACGCACGGCGCCGTCAGCCGCGAAGTGGCACTGGCCATGGCGCGCGGGGTGCTGGCGCACGCCCCCGTGCAGGCCGCCCTGTCCATCACCGGCATCGCCGGCCCCAGCGGCGGCACACCGGACAAGCCGGTGGGACTGGTGTGGTTCGGCTGGGCCTGGCTGGATCAGGAGCAGCCGGACAGCCTACGCGCTGAGGCCCAATCCATCATCTGGCCCGGCGACCGCGAAGCGGTGCGCCTGGCCTCGGCGCGGTATGCATTGGAGGGATTGCGGCGACGACTGCTCGGGGCGGCGCGCGACGCGTGA
- the thiL gene encoding thiamine-phosphate kinase — protein MASTLGEFDLIARYFTRPARNATLGVGDDCALLAIPSGQQLAVSSDMLVEGRHFLPGADARKLGHKALAVNLSDLAAMGAQPLAFTLALALPAADAAWLEGFSAGLFALADEQAIELIGGDTTKGPLNICITVLGLVPPGLALRRDAARAGDALWVSGTPGDARLALGHVWGEWSLAADDLAAMRARMDQPAPRVALGQALRGIAHAAIDISDGLLGDLGHVLRASHAGACIEADRIPASRVVQAQPAARRRACQLAGGDDYELLFTAPAHRHEAVLAAASKAQTSVACIGRITAAPGVTLLDAQGQELPAHYAAFDHFRTP, from the coding sequence ATGGCCTCCACCCTCGGCGAATTCGATCTCATCGCGCGCTACTTCACCCGCCCTGCGCGCAACGCAACCCTGGGCGTGGGCGACGATTGCGCCCTGCTCGCCATTCCCTCCGGCCAGCAGCTCGCGGTGTCCAGCGACATGCTGGTGGAAGGCCGCCATTTCCTGCCCGGGGCCGATGCCCGCAAGCTCGGCCACAAGGCGCTGGCCGTGAATTTGTCGGACCTGGCCGCGATGGGCGCGCAGCCGCTGGCGTTCACCCTGGCTCTGGCCTTGCCCGCCGCCGACGCAGCTTGGCTCGAAGGCTTCAGCGCCGGGCTGTTCGCGCTCGCCGACGAACAGGCCATCGAACTGATCGGCGGCGACACCACCAAGGGGCCGCTGAACATCTGCATCACCGTGCTGGGCTTGGTGCCACCGGGCCTGGCCTTGCGCCGCGACGCCGCGCGCGCAGGCGATGCGCTCTGGGTGTCGGGCACGCCCGGCGACGCCCGCCTCGCGCTCGGCCATGTCTGGGGCGAATGGAGCTTGGCTGCCGACGACCTCGCCGCGATGCGCGCGCGCATGGACCAGCCCGCTCCGCGCGTGGCGCTGGGGCAGGCGCTGCGCGGCATCGCCCATGCCGCCATCGACATCTCCGACGGCCTGCTCGGCGACCTCGGCCATGTGCTGCGCGCAAGCCATGCGGGCGCGTGCATCGAAGCCGACCGCATTCCCGCAAGCCGCGTCGTGCAGGCCCAGCCCGCCGCTCGCCGCCGCGCCTGCCAACTCGCCGGCGGCGACGATTACGAGCTGCTGTTCACCGCGCCCGCGCATCGGCACGAGGCGGTGCTCGCCGCCGCCAGCAAGGCGCAAACTTCCGTGGCTTGCATCGGCCGCATCACCGCTGCGCCCGGCGTCACCCTGCTGGACGCACAAGGCCAGGAACTCCCCGCGCATTACGCCGCGTTCGACCATTTCCGCACCCCATGA
- the adh gene encoding aldehyde dehydrogenase, translated as MDMLEPGKFGTAVAFKKRYGNYIGGEWVAPAGGQYFENISPVTGKPFCDIPRSTAADIERALDAAHKAKGAWGRTSPTDRANILNKIADRMEANLPMLAAAETWDNGKPIRETTLADLPLAIDHFRYFASCVRAQEGGISEIDHETYAYHYHEPIGVVGQIIPWNFPILMAVWKLAPALAAGNCVVLKPAEQTPVSILVLVELVGDLLPAGVLNVVNGFGLEAGKPLASSSRIGKIAFTGETTTGRLISQYASQNLIPVTLELGGKSPNIFFADVMDKDDGYFDKALEGFAMFALNQGEVCTCPSRALVQESIYERFIERAIKRVAAIKQGSPLEMETMIGAQASSEQLEKILSYLDIGKQEGAQVLIGGERNKLPGELEGGYYVKPTVFKGHNKMRIFQEEIFGPVLSVTTFKDEEEALEIANDTLYGLGSGVWTRDMNRAFRMGRGIQAGRVWTNCYHLYPAHAAFGGYKQSGIGRENHKMMLDHYQQTKNLLVSYSESKLGFF; from the coding sequence ATGGACATGCTTGAACCCGGCAAGTTTGGCACTGCCGTTGCCTTCAAAAAGCGCTATGGCAACTACATCGGCGGCGAGTGGGTTGCGCCTGCCGGCGGCCAATACTTCGAGAACATTTCGCCCGTCACTGGCAAGCCCTTTTGCGACATTCCGCGCTCGACGGCGGCCGACATCGAGCGCGCGCTCGATGCCGCGCACAAGGCCAAGGGCGCCTGGGGCCGCACATCGCCCACGGATCGCGCGAACATCCTGAACAAGATCGCCGACCGCATGGAGGCCAACCTGCCCATGCTCGCCGCCGCCGAAACCTGGGACAACGGCAAGCCCATCCGCGAAACCACGCTGGCCGACCTGCCGCTGGCCATCGACCACTTCCGCTATTTCGCCTCGTGCGTACGCGCGCAGGAAGGCGGCATCAGCGAGATCGACCATGAGACCTATGCCTACCACTACCACGAGCCGATCGGCGTCGTCGGGCAGATCATTCCCTGGAATTTTCCGATTCTGATGGCCGTCTGGAAGCTGGCGCCGGCGCTGGCGGCGGGCAACTGCGTCGTGCTCAAACCCGCCGAGCAAACACCGGTTTCCATCCTGGTGCTGGTGGAATTGGTTGGCGACTTGCTGCCTGCGGGTGTGCTGAACGTGGTCAATGGCTTCGGTCTGGAAGCGGGCAAGCCGCTGGCTTCCAGCAGCCGCATCGGCAAGATCGCCTTCACCGGAGAGACGACCACCGGCCGGCTGATCTCGCAGTATGCGAGCCAGAATCTGATTCCCGTCACGCTGGAACTCGGGGGCAAGTCACCGAACATCTTCTTTGCCGACGTGATGGACAAGGACGACGGCTACTTCGACAAGGCGCTCGAAGGTTTTGCGATGTTCGCGCTCAACCAGGGCGAGGTCTGCACCTGCCCTTCCCGTGCGCTGGTCCAGGAGTCGATCTACGAGCGCTTCATCGAGCGCGCCATCAAGCGCGTGGCGGCGATCAAGCAAGGCAGCCCGCTGGAGATGGAAACCATGATCGGCGCGCAGGCATCGAGCGAGCAACTGGAAAAAATCCTCTCCTACCTCGACATCGGCAAACAGGAGGGCGCCCAGGTTCTGATTGGAGGCGAGCGCAACAAGCTGCCGGGTGAACTGGAGGGCGGCTATTACGTCAAGCCCACGGTTTTCAAAGGGCACAACAAGATGCGCATTTTCCAGGAGGAAATCTTCGGCCCGGTCCTGTCCGTCACCACGTTCAAGGACGAGGAAGAAGCGCTGGAGATTGCCAATGACACGCTGTACGGCCTGGGCTCGGGCGTCTGGACGCGCGACATGAATCGGGCGTTCCGCATGGGCCGCGGCATCCAGGCCGGCCGCGTCTGGACGAACTGCTACCACCTCTACCCCGCCCACGCGGCGTTCGGTGGCTACAAGCAATCGGGCATCGGACGCGAAAACCACAAGATGATGCTCGACCATTACCAGCAGACCAAGAACCTGCTGGTGAGCTACAGCGAAAGCAAGCTGGGCTTCTTCTGA
- a CDS encoding DUF779 domain-containing protein — protein sequence MNTEQTLREASTTAPVVPRVIATTAALELIAKLKATHGELMFHQSGGCCDGSAPMCFAAGEFLVGEADRLLGSIGGVPFYIGLAQFEYWKHTQLIIDVVPGRGGMFSLEGSTGLRFLTRSRLFDDDEWRVLEQEGRI from the coding sequence ATGAACACCGAGCAAACCTTGCGCGAAGCATCCACGACGGCACCGGTCGTCCCTCGAGTCATCGCGACCACTGCGGCGCTCGAACTGATCGCCAAGCTCAAAGCAACCCACGGGGAGCTGATGTTTCATCAGTCCGGCGGCTGTTGCGATGGCAGCGCGCCGATGTGCTTTGCTGCGGGCGAATTTTTGGTTGGGGAGGCAGATCGGCTTCTAGGGTCTATCGGTGGCGTGCCGTTTTACATCGGGCTTGCACAGTTCGAGTATTGGAAACACACGCAACTCATCATCGATGTCGTTCCCGGCCGCGGCGGCATGTTTTCTCTCGAGGGTTCAACAGGTCTGCGCTTTCTCACGCGCTCAAGGCTTTTTGACGACGACGAATGGAGAGTTTTGGAACAGGAGGGACGCATCTGA